The Sporichthyaceae bacterium region CATGAACACGATGATCGCGTTGCGCCGGATCAGCACACCGGCCGCACCGATGGTGAACAGCAGCGCGGACAGGTACAGGTAATTGGCCGGGTTCACGGCGTGGGACCCTTCCCCAGCTGGGAGCCGTGGGTGGCGGCCGCCTCGTCGTCGACCTCGGGCAGGTCGGCCTGCGGGGTGCGTGCACCGCGACGGGCCGAGGAGATCGTGCGCACGTCACCGCGGGCGCGCAGCACCCGGGAGATGGACAGCTCGGACGGGCTGCCGTCGGGCAGCAGCGCGGGGGTGTCCACCGCGTTGTGCCGTGCGTAGACGCCCGGCGGTGGCATCGGGGTGACGATGCCGCCGTCCTTGAAGCGCTGGACGGACAGTTCCTGTTGGGTGCGCCGGGCACCGATGCGTTCCCGGTGGGTGAGCACCATGGCGCCGAGCGCGGCGGTGATCAACAGACCGCCGGTCACCTCGAACGCGAACACGTACTTTGTGAAGATCAGCGTGGCCAGACTCTGCACGTTGCCACCGGAGTTGGCCCGGTCCAACCCCTGGAAGGTGCTGATGGCCGCGTTGCCGAAGCCGGCCAGCACCAGGATGCCGAAGCCGGGCCCGGCCAGCATGGCCGCCCAGCGTTGCCCGCGGATGGTTTCTATCAGCGAGTCCGAGGAGTCCACGCCGACGACCATGAGCACGAACAGGAACAGCATCATGACCGCACCGGTGTAGACGACCACCTGCACCACGGCCAGGAACGGGGCGGACTGCACGGCGAAGAACAGCGCCAGGCAGATCATCACCACGGCCAAAAACAGTGCGGAGTGCACGGCCTTTTTAGCCCCGACCATGCCCAACGCGGCCAGCACCGCCAAAGGTGCGAGGATCCAGAACAGGAAGGCCTCACCGTTGGAGGTCGAATGCATCAGCTCTCACCGGCCTTGCGCAGCGCCGGGTCGGCCGCGGTGATCTTGCCCGCGTAGTAGTCCTGATCGGTGGTGCCGGGGTACATCGGGTGCGGGGCGGGGGCCATGCCGGGCAGCAGCGGGCCGAGCAGTTCGGCCTTGGTGAAGATCAGCCGCTCCCGCGAGGAGTCCGCCAACTCGAACTCGTGCGTCATGGTCAGCGCGCGGGTGGGGCAGGCCTCGATGCACAGGCCGCAGAAGATGCAACGCAGGTAGTTGATCTGGTACACCCGCCCGTACCGCTCGCCCGGAGAGAACCGCTCGCCGGCCGTGTCGTCGTTGTCCGCACCCTCCACGTAGATGGCGTCGGCCGGGCAGGCCCAGGCACACAGCTCGCAACCGATGCACTTCTCCAGCCCGTCCGGGTGCCGGTTGAGCTGGTGGCGACCGTGAGACCGTTCGGCAATGGGAGGTCCGCCCTCCTGGCCCTTCACCTGTTCCGGATAGAACTCCGTGGTCTTCTTCCGGAACATGGCCACAAACGTGACCCAGAAGCCGGCCAAGCCATCGGTGAGCTTAGGCACCTTCGTCCTCCTGACCGATGGTGCGCGTGCTCGCACCGCTGTAGGCCGGGGCGGCCGGCTGACCGGGCAGCGGCGGCACCGGGAAGCCGCCCGCGTACGGGTCGAACGCCTCTTGGCCACTCTCCTCGACAGGCTGACGCTGGGTCAGCTCCCAGATCCAGGTGCCCACCAGCACCACCACGATCGCACCGGCCGCGACCAGCACGATGTTGCGCACGTCGTAGCCCTGGTTGCGCACGCCCTGGATGGTGGCGACCAGCAAAATCCAGGCGACCGATGCCGGGATCAGCACCTTCCAACCGAACTGCATGAACTGGTCGTAGCGCATCCGGGGCAGCGTGCCGCGCAGCCAGATGAAGAAGAACACGAAGGCCATCAACTTGCCGAGGAACCACAGCACCGGCCACCAGTTCTCGTTGGCGCCGGGCCAGATCGGCCCACCCAGCGGCCACGGCGCCATCCAACCGCCGAGGAACATGGTCACGGCCAACGCCGAGACGGTGGTCAACGCGATGTACTCGCCGAGGAAGAACAGCGCGAACTTGATCGAGGAGTACTCGGTGTGGAAGCCACCGACCAGCTCGCCCTCGGCCTCGGGCAGGTCGAACGGCGGGCGGTTGGTCTCACCCACCATCGCGATCACGTAGACCACGAACGAGGGCAACAGCGCGACGCCGAACCACAGGTTCTGCTGCGCGGCCACGATCTCCGAGGTGGACATCGAGCCGGAGTAGAGGAACACCGCGACGAAGGCCATCGACATGGCCAGCTCGTAGGAGATCATCTGCGCGGTGGAACGCAACCCACCGAGCAGCGGATAGGTCGACCCGGACGACCAGCCGGCCAGCACGATGCCATAGATGGCCGAGGATGCCGCGGCCAGGATGAACAGCACCGCGATCGGTGAGTCGGTCAGCTGCAGCACCGTGTGATGCCCGCCGATGGAGACCTCGGGCCCGATCGGGATCACCGAGAAGGCCAGGAACGCGCCGGTCGCGGAGAGGACCGGAGCCAGCACGAACACCATTTTGTCCGCGTTCTTCGGGATGATGTCTTCCTTCAGCATCAACTTGATGCCGTCGGCCAGCGACTGCAACAGGCCCTGCGGACCCACTCGGTTCGGCCCCACGCGCTGCTGCATCCAGGACACCGCGCGCCGCTCGAACCAGATGTTGAACAGGGTGATCACCATCAGAAACGCGAAGATGACGAGCACCTTGATCAGCATGATCCACCACACATCGTGGCCGAACTTGGCCAGATGCGAGCCGTCGGCCCCACCGTGGTTGAACGGCATCATGCGGCACCTCCCGCGTGGATCCGGACCACCGCGCCCGGCCGGGCCCCGAGGTCGCGCAGCACGGCCGAGCCGGGCGACTTGATCGGCAACCAGACCACCCGGTCCGGCATCTCGGTGATCACCATCGGCAGCCGGATCGTGCCGCGCTCGGCGGAGACCACCACCAAGGACCGGTCGGCGGCACCGATCTCCGCGGCGGTGCTCGCGGACAGCCGGACCACCGGTTTGCGCGCGGTACGGGCCAGGTGCGGCTCACCGTCCTGCAGCCGCGCGAGGTCGAGCAGCATGCGCCAACCCGCCAGCACCGCCTCGCCGGCGGCCGGGGTGGGCGTGCTCGGCGCCGGCAGCGACGGCGGCACCGGACGCGGCCCGGACCACACGCCCACCGAGGCCAGCTCGGCGGCCGCGTCGGCCGCGTCGCGCAGCCCCAGCGACCGATCCATCTCCTCCGCGATCGCCTCCAACACCCGCAGGTCGGTCATCGAGGTGGCGCCGCGCAGCGCCTGGGAGAACGGGCGGGCCCGCCCCTCCCAGTTGAGGAACGTGCCCTCCTTCTCCGCCACCGGCGGAACCGGGAACACCACATCGGCGCGCTCGGTGACCTCGCTGACCCGCATCTCCAGGCTGACCACGAAATCGACGATGCTCAGTGCGGTCAGCGCGGCGTGCGGATCGGGCAGGTCGTCGGTGTCCACGCCACCGACCACCAGCGCCTTGAGCTCACCGGCCGCGGCCGCGGCCAGGATCCCGGCGGTGTCCCGACCCACCGCGCGCGGCAGATCGCCCAGACCCCAGGCGCGACCGACCTCGCGCCGGGCGTCCTCGTTGGTGACCGGCCGGCCGCCGGGCAGCAGGTTGGGGGCGGCACCGGCCTCCAGCGCACCGCGCTCGCCGGCCCGCCGCGGGATCCAGGCGATCGCCGCACCCGTGGTCGAGGACAGCCGGCTGACCGCGGACAATGCGCCGGGCAGAGCCGCCAACCGCTCACCGACCGCGATGATCGCGCCCGGTTCCCGCAGCTTGTCGGTCAGCTCCCACTCACCGGCCAGGATGCGGTCTAGAATCGCCGCCTCGTCGCCGGGCACCGTCGGGATCAGCGTGCCGCCGCACTTGAACAACCCGTTGGTGGTGAACGGGGCGAGGGAGTACACCGGGGATTTGCGCTTCAGATACGCCTTGCGCAGCCGCAGGAAGACACCCGCGGCCTCCTCCTCGGCCTCCAGCCCCACCAGCAGCACGATGGGGGCGTTCTCCAAGCCGCGGTAGGTCACCGCATCCGGCGTGCTGGTGTTGTCTGATCGGCTTTTACCGTCGCCGATGCCGATGCCGCGCCCGACGACGTGGGCGGCCAGGAACTCAGCCTCCTCCACCGAGTGCGGCCGACTGCGGAAGTCGATGTCGTTGGTGTCCAGTGCGACCCGGGCGAACTTCGAGTACGCGTAGTTGTCCTCCAGCGTCATCCGCCCACCGACCAGCACGCCCACCCGACCGCGCTCGGCCTCCAGCCGTTCGGCCACCACGGCCAGTGCCTCCCGCCAGGACGCGGGCACCAGGGTGTTGTCGGAGTCGCGGATCAGCGGGGTGGTGATGCGGTCCGGGCGCTGGGCGTAGGCGAACGCGAACCGGCCCTTGTCGCAGTTCCACTCCTCATTGACCTCGTGGTCCTCACCGGCCAGTCGGCGCATGACCTTGCCGCGGCGGTGGTCGGTGCGCAGCGCACACCCACCCGAGCAGTGCTCGCACACGCTCGGGCTGGAGACCAGGTCGAAGGGCCGGGAGCGGAACCGGTAGGCCGCCGAGGTCAGCGCGCCCACCGGGCAGATCTGGATGGTGTTGCCGGAGAAGTAGCTCTCGAACGGGGCGTCGGTGTAGATGGACACCTGCTGCAACGCGCCGCGCTCGAACATGTCGATGAACGGGTCACCGGCGATCTGCTGGGAGAACCGGGTGCAGCGCGCGCACAGCACGCAGCGCTCCCGGTCCAGCAGCACCTGCGCGGAGATGGACACCGGCTTGGCGAACGTGCGCTTGACGTCGGCGAACCGCGTTTCCGCACGTCCGTTGGACAGCGCCTGGTTCTGCAGCGGGCACTCGCCGCCCTTGTCGCACACCGGGCAGTCCAGCGGGTGGTTGATCAGCAGCAGTTCCATCACACCCTGCTGCGCCTTGTCTGCGACCGGCGAGGAGAGCTGGGTGAGCACCTCCATGCCCTCGGTGACCGTGATGGTGCAGGAAGCCGCGGGCTTGCGCTGCCCGGCAACCTCGACCAGGCACTGCCGGCAGGCACCGACCGGATCCAGCAACGGGTGGTCGCAGAACCGCGGGATCTGGATGCCGACCTGCTCGGCCGCCCGGATCACCAGCGTGCCCTTTTCCACCGTGACCGGGATCCCGTCGATGGTCAGGTTCACCAGGTCGGTGGCCCGGGTTACTTCCACTGTCATACCGATGCTCCAGCGAACAAAGTGGCGGCGACCGGGTCGAACGGACAGCCACCGTCGGTCAGGTGCGCAATGAACTCGTCGCGGAAGTACTGCACCGCGGAGGTGATCGGGCTGACCGCACCGTCAGCGAGCGCGCAGAACGAGCGGCCCAGGATGTTGTCGCAGATGTCCAGGAGCTGGTCGATCTCCGCTTCGGAACCCCGGCCGTTCTCCAACCGCTTGAGCATCTGCACCAGCCAGTAGGTGCCCTCCCGGCACGGGGTGCACTTGCCGCAGGACTCATGGGCGTAGAACTCCGTCCAGCGCAGCACCGAGCGCACCACGCAGGTGGTCTCGTCGAAGCACTGCAACGCCTTGGTGCCGAGCATGGAGCCGGCCGCGCCAATGGCTTCGTAGTCCAGCGGGACGTCCAGGTGCGCGTCGGTCAGGATCGGCGTGGACGAGCCCCCGGGGGTCCAGAACTTCAGCTGGTGGCCCGGCCGCATGCCGCCGGACAGGTCGAGTAACTGACGCAGCGTCACACCCAACGGGGCCTCGAACTGTCCGGGGTTGGCCACGTGCCCGGACAACGAATAAAGCGTGTAGCCCTTGGACTTCTCCGTGCCCATGGACTGGAACCAGTCCGCACCGCCGGCCACGATCGAGGGCACCGAGGCGATGGACTCCACGTTGTTGATCACCGTGGGGCAGCCGTACAGACCCGCCACCGCGGGGAACGGTGGACGCAGTCGCGGTTGGCCGCGGCGGCCCTCCAGTGAGTCCAGCAGTGCGGTCTCCTCGCCGCAGATGTAGGCACCGGCACCGACGTGCACCACGATCTCCAGGTCGTATCCGGTGCCGAACACACCCTTGCCGGCATAGCCGCGCGCGTAGGCGTCGGCCACCGCCTGCTGCATGCGACGGATGACGTGCAGCACCTCACCGCGCACATAGATGAACGCGTGCGAGGCGCGGATTGCGTAGGACGCGATGATCACGCCCTCCAGCAGCACGTGTGGGTTGGCCATCATCAACGGGATGTCCTTGCACGTGCCCGGCTCGGACTCGTCGGCGTTGACCACCAGGTAGTGCGGCTTGTTGTCGTTCTGCGGGATGAAGCTCCACTTCATGCCGGTGGGGAAGCCCGCACCGCCGCGGCCGCGCAGACCGGACTCCTTGACCAGCGCGATCAGCGCGTCCGGGTCCATGCTCAGCGCCTTACGGGCAGCGGAATACCCGCCGTGCCGCTCGTAGCCGCCGATCTTCCAGGAGTCCGGGTCGTCCCAGTGCCGGGAAAGCACAGGAGTGAGCATCGCCTCAGTTCCCCCCGTCGGGCAGCGCGGGCGCGTTGTCACCGCGCTGCTTGGCGTACTCCAACCCGAGCAGCGTCGGCGGGCCCGCGGCGGGACCCTCGTCGGCCCGCCCGTCCGGGAATCCGGCCAGCACTCGGGAGGCCTCCCGCCAGGTGCACACGGAGCTCGCGCCCCGGGTCGGCGCGGGCGAGTTCCCACTGCGCAGGTCGTCGACCAACTGCCGGGCCGAGGCCGGCGTCTGGTTGTCGAAGAACTCCCAGTTGACGGTCATCACCGGCGCGTAGTCGCAGGCCGCGTTGCACTCGATGTGTTCCAGGGTGACCATGCCGTCCGGCGTGGTCTCGTCGTTGCCGATGCCCAGGTGCGCCTTGAGATCGGCGAAGATCGCGTCGCCGCCCATCACCGCGCACAGGGTGTTCGTGCAGACCCCGACGTGGTACTGCCCGATCGGGCGGCGCTTGTACATCGTGTAGAAGGTGGCCACCCCGCCCACCTCGGCCACGGTGAGGCCCAGTTCCTCCGCGCAGATCGCCACGGCCTGCGGGGAGACATAGCCCTCCTCGGCCTGGCACAGGTGCAGCATCGGCAGCAACGCCGAGCGCGGTTCCGGGTAGCGCGCGATGATCTCGCGCAGCTGCGCGCGGGTCGCGTCGTCGGTCAAGCTCATCGATCCACCCCACCCATCACCGGGTCGATCGAGGCGACCGCGGCGATCACGTCGGCGACCAAGCTGCCCTCGCACATCGCGGCCACCGACTGCAGGTTCACGAACGAGGGATCGCGGAAGTGCACCCGGTACGGGCGGGTGCCGCCGTCGGACACCAGATGCACGCCGAGCTCCCCGCGCGGGGACTCGATGGCCTGGTAGACCTGACCGGCCGGTACCCGGAAGCCCTCGGTCACCAACTTGAAGTGGTGAATCAGGGCCTCCATGGATTCGCCCATGATGTGCTTGATGTGCTCGAGTGAGTTGCCCAGCCCGTCGCCGCCCAGTGCCAACTGCGCGGGCCAGGCGATCTTCTTGTCCTCGACCATCACCGGCTGCCCCTGCGTCTTCTCCAGGCGGTCCAGGCACTGCTCGACGATGCGGATCGACTGGCCCATCTCCTCCAGCCGGATGATGTAACGGCCCCAGGCATCGCAGCCGTCGTGCGTCTCGATGTCGAACTCGTAGGTCTCGTATCCGCAGTACGGCTGCGACTTGCGCAGGTCGTGCGGCAGGCCGGTGGCCCGCAGGCAGGGACCGGTGATCCCGAGCGCCATGCACCCGGTCAGGTCCAGGTAGCCGACGCCGACCGTGCGGCCCTGCCAGATCGGTTGGCCGTTGAGCAGCCGGACGTAGTCCTTCTTGCGCTTTCCCCACACCTTCACCAGCGCCCGGGCCTTGTCGATCGCGGAGGCCGGGATGTCGTCGGCCAGGCCACCGGGACGGATGAACGCGTTGTTCATGCGCAGCCCGGAGCACTCCTCGAAGATGTCCAGGATTTCCTCGCGCTCGCGGAAGCCGAACATCATCGGGGTGATGGCGCCGATCTCCATGCCGCCGGTGGCGATGGCCACCAGGTGCGAGGAGATGCGGTTGAGCTCCATCAGGAACACCCGCGCGACGCAGGCCCGCTCGGGGATCGTCTCGGTGATGCCGAGCAACTTCTCCACGGCCAGGCAGTAGGCGGTCTCGTTGAAGAACGGCGAGAGGTAGTCCATCCGGGTCACGAACGTGACGCCCTGGGTGAACGTGCGGTACTCGCAGTTCTTCTCGATGCCGGTGTGCAGGTAGCCGATGCCGCACCGAGCCTCGGTCACCGTCTCGCCCTCGAGTTCGAGGATGAGCCGGAGCACACCGTGGGTGGACGGGTGCTGTGGCCCCATGTTCACCACGATGCGTTCCTCGGGCGACTCGCCGAGGTCGGCGACCAGGCCCTCCCAGTCGCCGCCGCTGACGTTGAAGATCCGTCCCTCGGTGGTGTCGGTGGCCGCGGCGTACGCGTCGGTTTGCTCGGTCATCAGTTGTAGGACCGCCTCTCGTCCGGCGGGGGAATCTGCGCGCCCTTGTACTCCACCGGGATGCCACCCAGCGGGTAGTCCTTGCGCTGCGGGTGTCCGGGCCAGTCGTCCGGCATCTCGATCCGGGTCAGCGCCGGGTGGCCGTCGAAGATGATGCCGAAGAAGTCGTAGGTCTCCCGCTCCTGCCAGTCGCAGGTCGGGTAGACCGCGAACACCGAGGGCAGATGCGGTTTCTCGTCGGGCACCGAGCACTCCAACCGGACGCGCCGGTTGTGGGTGATCGAGGTCAGGTGGTAGACGGCGTGCAGCTCCCGGCCGGTCTGGTGCGGGTAGTGCACGCCGGACACCGAGGAGAGCAACTCGAAGCGCAGGTCGGGGTCGTCGCGCAAGGCGCGAGCCACCTCGACGATGCGCTCGGGCACGACGTGGAAGGTCAGTTCGCCGCGGTCCACCACCACGGCCTCGACCGCCTGATACCAGCCCAGGCCGAGGGGCACCAGGGCGCGCCGCAGGTGGTCCGCGACCTCGTCGAACTCCCCGCCGTAGGGCGGCACGGTGGACGCGGGCAGGTGCACCTCGCGCACCAGACCCGAGTAACCCGAGGTGTCGCCGGTACCCCGCACACCGAACATGCCCTGGCGCACATCGACCGTGGTGCCCCCGGCGCCCGGCGGGGTGGGCAGGTTCTCCGGCTGTGTGCCGGCCGGCTGCTCGACGGTCATCGCTCGTCCCTCGCGATGGTGCTCATCATGAGCTCGCTTCGCTCGCTCATCGCAGCAGCCCCTTCATCTCCGAGGTGGGCAGCGCGTCCAGTGCGGCGGCCTCGAGTTCGTTGCGCTCCCGTACGCCGTGCGCACCGAGCTTGGTGTCCCGGATCTGCGCGTGCAGCTTGAGAATCGCGTCCAGCAACATCTCCGGGCGCGGCGGGCAGCCGGGCAGGTAGATGTCCACCGGCACGATGTGGTCCACGCCCTGCACCACGGCGTAGTTGTTGAACATGCCGCCGGACGACGCACACACGCCCATCGCCAGCACCCACTTGGGGTTGGCCATCTGGTCGTAGACCTGACGCAGGACCGGGGCCATCTTCTGGCTGACCCGGCCGGCCACGATCATCAGGTCGGCCTGTCGCGGCGAGGCCCGGAACGCCTCCATGCCGAATCGCGCGATGTCGTAGCGGCCGGTGCCGGTGGCCATCATCTCGATGGCGCAGCAGGCCAACCCGAACGTCGCGGGCCACAGCGAGCTCTTGCGCATGTACCCGGCCATATCCTCGACCGTGCTGAGCAGGAAGCCGCTGGGGAGTTTCTCCTCGATCCCCATGGGGTGAAAGTCCTTGTCCTCTAGGCAGATGTGGGCGGTGCGGTCAGTCCCAGTCCAGGCCGCCTCGGCGCCAGACGTACACGAAGGGCACGAACACCGTCACGATGAACAGCACCATCTCGACCAGGATCGAGATGCCGAAGGAGTCGAAGGTGACCGCCCACGGATAGAGGAAAATGATCTCGACGTCGAAGATGATGAACAGCATCGCGGTCAGGAAATACTTGACCGGGAAGCGGCCGCCACCGACCGGCTGCGGGGTCGGCTCGATGCCGCACTCGTAGGCGTCGAGCTTCGCGCGGTTGTACCGCTTGGGCCCGGTGAGCATGCCCATCACCACCGAGAATGCGGCGAAGCCGAACGCGAGTGCGGCGAGCACGGCGATCGGGATGTAGACGTTTCCGTGCATCGCACCTGCTCTCTTCTGCTGGTCGGTGGCCCCGGCGAAGGGCGCCCCATCCTATGGATCTTGTCCGTTTCCCCCGGCGCCGGGTCAGGCCGCCGGCGTAAGTCTCGACAGGCCGTTGATGAGTCGATCCATGGCGTCACCACCGGTCGGGTCGGTGAGGTTGGCGAGCAGCTTCAACATGAAGCGCATCAGCGTCGGGTGCGGCAATCCGTGCCGGGTGGCCAGTTTCATCACGTTGGGGTTCCCGATGGCCTTCACGAACACCCGGCCCAATCGGTAATAACCGCCGTACGTTTCCTTGAGGATTTGCGGGTAGCCGTGCAGGGTCCGTTCCCTGGCTTCGTCGGTGCGGGCGGACAGCGCTTGCGCGACGACCTCGGCGGCGATGGTCGCGGACTCCATGGCGTAGGCGATGCCCTCGCCGTTGAACGGGTTCACCATCCCGGCCGCGTCGCCGACCAGCAGCACCCCGCGGGTGTACTGCGGTGTGCGGTTGAAGCCCATGGGCAGCGCCGCGCCCTGGATCTCCCCGCGCCGGTTCTCCTCCCGGTAGCCCCACTCGGCCGGGGTGGAGTCCATCCAGGTGCGCAGCATGGCCTTGTAGTCGGTCCGGCCGAACGCGCTGGAGGTGTTGAGGATGCCCAGGCCCACGTTGCTGGTGCCGTCACCGACCCCGAAGATCCAGCCGTAGCCGGGCAGCAGGCGCGGGGTGGAGCTGGTGCGGTCCCACAGCTCCAGCCAGGACTCCAGCCAGTCGTCGTCATGGCGCGGGGACTCGTAGTAGGTGCGCACCGCGACACCCATCGGTCGGTCGTCACGCTTGTGCAGGCCCAGGGCCAGCGACAGCCGGGTGGAATTGCCGTCACAGGCCAGCGTGATCGGTGCCCGGAACTCGGTGACGGTGCCGTCCTGCTTGGCCGTCACGCCGATGACCCGGTCGGTCCGGGAGTCCAGGATGGGGCCGGTGACGTTGGTGCCCTCGTGCAGTCGGGCGCCGGCCTTCTCCGCGTGCCGGGCGAGGATCTCGTCGAAGTCCATCCGGGTGCGGACCAGGCCGTAGTCGGGGAACGCCGACAGGTCCGGCCAGCGCACCTCCAGCCGGGAGCCGCCGCCGAGGATGCGTAGGCCCTGGTTGCGGATCCAGCCGTCGGATTCCCGGATCGGGACGCCCATGGCCACCAGTTGCTTGACCGCGCGCGGGGTCAAGCCGTCACCGCAGACCTTTTCTCTGGGGAACCGGGATTTTTCCAGCAGCAGCACGTCGAGCCCGGCCCGGGCCAGGTTAAAGGCAGCAGTGGCGCCCGCAGGACCCGCGCCGACGACGATGACGTCGGCGTCCCGGGCGGTCGTATCACCCATCGGGACCTGCCTTGTGAATCGATTCACGAGAACGCGCCACGGGCGAGTCTACGCCCGGCGGAGCGGTGCCCCTGCACCGGCGGCAGGGTGGGCCGGCGGGGGGGCCGGGCGGGTTCAGCCCGCCCGGCGCGCGCGGTGCAGCGCGACGATGCCGCCGGACAGATTGCGCCAGCCCACGCGGTCCCAGCCGCTCCCGGCCAGCAGTGCGGCAAGACCGGCCTGATCGGGCCAGGCGCGGATGGACTCGGCCAGATAGACGTAGGCGTCCGGGCTGCTGGACACCCGCCGGGCCACCGCGGGCAGCGCCCGCATCAGGTACTCGGTGTAGACGGTGCGGAACGGCGCCCACGTGGGCCGGCTGAACTCGCAGACCACCAGCCGCCCGCCGGGCCGGGTGACCCGCAACATCTCGGCGGCGGCCAGGGCCGGGTCGGCCACATTGCGCAGCCCGAAGGAGATGGCCACCGCGTCGAAGGCACCGTCCGCGAACGGCAACTGCATGGCATCGCCCGCGGTGAAGTCCAGCTGCGGGCGGCGCTGCTTGCCGACGGCGAGCATGCCCGGCGAGAAATCGCAGCAGATGGTGTGCGCCCCGGCCGCGAGGAACGGCAGCGAGCTGGTACCGGTGCCGGCTGCCAGGTCGAGCACCCGCTCGCCCGGCCGGACGGCGAGCGCGTCGGTCACCGCACGGCGCCAGCGCCGGTCCTGACCCAGACTCAGCACGTCATTGGTCAGGTCATAACGCCGCGCTACGCCGTCGAACATGGCGGCCACCTCGGCCGGCTGCTTCTCCAACGTCGCCCTGGTCACGGGGTCATCCTGCCCGAACGGGTGGGTGCGCCCGGACTCCGGCCGGCCGGTTACCCTTCCCCTTGTGATGGCCGAGGGCGAGCGTTGAGCACGGCGGCATCGCTGGAGTCGCTCACCGTGCGTACGGTGGAGTTGACGGCCTCGATGGTCCCCGACCTGATCGCAGTGCTGCCGCCGACCGCCCCGCTGGCCTGGATTCAGCACGGCGAGGGCTTGGTCGGCTGGGGTGAGGTGGCCCGGTTCACCGTCTCGGGACCGGACCGGTTCCAGCGGGCCGTCGAGTGGTGGCAATCGTTGGGGTTGAGCCCGGACCTGCACGCCGGGCTCGGCATCCCCGGCAGCGGCCCGGTGGTGTTCGGCAGCTTTGCCTTC contains the following coding sequences:
- a CDS encoding NADH-quinone oxidoreductase subunit J — its product is MHSTSNGEAFLFWILAPLAVLAALGMVGAKKAVHSALFLAVVMICLALFFAVQSAPFLAVVQVVVYTGAVMMLFLFVLMVVGVDSSDSLIETIRGQRWAAMLAGPGFGILVLAGFGNAAISTFQGLDRANSGGNVQSLATLIFTKYVFAFEVTGGLLITAALGAMVLTHRERIGARRTQQELSVQRFKDGGIVTPMPPPGVYARHNAVDTPALLPDGSPSELSISRVLRARGDVRTISSARRGARTPQADLPEVDDEAAATHGSQLGKGPTP
- the nuoI gene encoding NADH-quinone oxidoreductase subunit NuoI, with amino-acid sequence MPKLTDGLAGFWVTFVAMFRKKTTEFYPEQVKGQEGGPPIAERSHGRHQLNRHPDGLEKCIGCELCAWACPADAIYVEGADNDDTAGERFSPGERYGRVYQINYLRCIFCGLCIEACPTRALTMTHEFELADSSRERLIFTKAELLGPLLPGMAPAPHPMYPGTTDQDYYAGKITAADPALRKAGES
- the nuoH gene encoding NADH-quinone oxidoreductase subunit NuoH, translated to MMPFNHGGADGSHLAKFGHDVWWIMLIKVLVIFAFLMVITLFNIWFERRAVSWMQQRVGPNRVGPQGLLQSLADGIKLMLKEDIIPKNADKMVFVLAPVLSATGAFLAFSVIPIGPEVSIGGHHTVLQLTDSPIAVLFILAAASSAIYGIVLAGWSSGSTYPLLGGLRSTAQMISYELAMSMAFVAVFLYSGSMSTSEIVAAQQNLWFGVALLPSFVVYVIAMVGETNRPPFDLPEAEGELVGGFHTEYSSIKFALFFLGEYIALTTVSALAVTMFLGGWMAPWPLGGPIWPGANENWWPVLWFLGKLMAFVFFFIWLRGTLPRMRYDQFMQFGWKVLIPASVAWILLVATIQGVRNQGYDVRNIVLVAAGAIVVVLVGTWIWELTQRQPVEESGQEAFDPYAGGFPVPPLPGQPAAPAYSGASTRTIGQEDEGA
- a CDS encoding NADH-quinone oxidoreductase subunit G, with protein sequence MTVEVTRATDLVNLTIDGIPVTVEKGTLVIRAAEQVGIQIPRFCDHPLLDPVGACRQCLVEVAGQRKPAASCTITVTEGMEVLTQLSSPVADKAQQGVMELLLINHPLDCPVCDKGGECPLQNQALSNGRAETRFADVKRTFAKPVSISAQVLLDRERCVLCARCTRFSQQIAGDPFIDMFERGALQQVSIYTDAPFESYFSGNTIQICPVGALTSAAYRFRSRPFDLVSSPSVCEHCSGGCALRTDHRRGKVMRRLAGEDHEVNEEWNCDKGRFAFAYAQRPDRITTPLIRDSDNTLVPASWREALAVVAERLEAERGRVGVLVGGRMTLEDNYAYSKFARVALDTNDIDFRSRPHSVEEAEFLAAHVVGRGIGIGDGKSRSDNTSTPDAVTYRGLENAPIVLLVGLEAEEEAAGVFLRLRKAYLKRKSPVYSLAPFTTNGLFKCGGTLIPTVPGDEAAILDRILAGEWELTDKLREPGAIIAVGERLAALPGALSAVSRLSSTTGAAIAWIPRRAGERGALEAGAAPNLLPGGRPVTNEDARREVGRAWGLGDLPRAVGRDTAGILAAAAAGELKALVVGGVDTDDLPDPHAALTALSIVDFVVSLEMRVSEVTERADVVFPVPPVAEKEGTFLNWEGRARPFSQALRGATSMTDLRVLEAIAEEMDRSLGLRDAADAAAELASVGVWSGPRPVPPSLPAPSTPTPAAGEAVLAGWRMLLDLARLQDGEPHLARTARKPVVRLSASTAAEIGAADRSLVVVSAERGTIRLPMVITEMPDRVVWLPIKSPGSAVLRDLGARPGAVVRIHAGGAA
- the nuoF gene encoding NADH-quinone oxidoreductase subunit NuoF is translated as MLTPVLSRHWDDPDSWKIGGYERHGGYSAARKALSMDPDALIALVKESGLRGRGGAGFPTGMKWSFIPQNDNKPHYLVVNADESEPGTCKDIPLMMANPHVLLEGVIIASYAIRASHAFIYVRGEVLHVIRRMQQAVADAYARGYAGKGVFGTGYDLEIVVHVGAGAYICGEETALLDSLEGRRGQPRLRPPFPAVAGLYGCPTVINNVESIASVPSIVAGGADWFQSMGTEKSKGYTLYSLSGHVANPGQFEAPLGVTLRQLLDLSGGMRPGHQLKFWTPGGSSTPILTDAHLDVPLDYEAIGAAGSMLGTKALQCFDETTCVVRSVLRWTEFYAHESCGKCTPCREGTYWLVQMLKRLENGRGSEAEIDQLLDICDNILGRSFCALADGAVSPITSAVQYFRDEFIAHLTDGGCPFDPVAATLFAGASV
- the nuoE gene encoding NADH-quinone oxidoreductase subunit NuoE → MSLTDDATRAQLREIIARYPEPRSALLPMLHLCQAEEGYVSPQAVAICAEELGLTVAEVGGVATFYTMYKRRPIGQYHVGVCTNTLCAVMGGDAIFADLKAHLGIGNDETTPDGMVTLEHIECNAACDYAPVMTVNWEFFDNQTPASARQLVDDLRSGNSPAPTRGASSVCTWREASRVLAGFPDGRADEGPAAGPPTLLGLEYAKQRGDNAPALPDGGN
- a CDS encoding NADH-quinone oxidoreductase subunit D; this translates as MTEQTDAYAAATDTTEGRIFNVSGGDWEGLVADLGESPEERIVVNMGPQHPSTHGVLRLILELEGETVTEARCGIGYLHTGIEKNCEYRTFTQGVTFVTRMDYLSPFFNETAYCLAVEKLLGITETIPERACVARVFLMELNRISSHLVAIATGGMEIGAITPMMFGFREREEILDIFEECSGLRMNNAFIRPGGLADDIPASAIDKARALVKVWGKRKKDYVRLLNGQPIWQGRTVGVGYLDLTGCMALGITGPCLRATGLPHDLRKSQPYCGYETYEFDIETHDGCDAWGRYIIRLEEMGQSIRIVEQCLDRLEKTQGQPVMVEDKKIAWPAQLALGGDGLGNSLEHIKHIMGESMEALIHHFKLVTEGFRVPAGQVYQAIESPRGELGVHLVSDGGTRPYRVHFRDPSFVNLQSVAAMCEGSLVADVIAAVASIDPVMGGVDR